A part of Streptomyces sp. NBC_01210 genomic DNA contains:
- a CDS encoding DNA-binding protein, with amino-acid sequence MGDPATLLRVLVQQRHWRYRDFVTAFERAASQAGVQGLSVSEAQFRRWTSGRIKTMPGPDTCRVLEQLFDVEAAALFGPPPALPTSASATPTPYNLESEIAMTARDAADEAGAAAAQSISDTTIDQLRDDALSLARSYGAVSAFDVFRRAKVLRSEAEHQRGLTKVPVQQQDLLIVAGQACALLSTAAFDLGALDDSARLARSAVLYGEMARFDPLRAYATGSLAICAYFTGRPSEAVRHARTALAYAGLGDTARRRLLSIEARAHGHLGDRERATRALVASTRQDRGERDALHDDVGGEFAFNEERLLMSNGTTALLAGDGAGAEVTAQRALDLVASRPPARQSASVRGKAAADLAAAQVLRGDLDAAAVTLETVWVIPAEQRVAGLLERTGGLRRALTAPAFRGTRVAVTLGEQIEEFGRLSAPRQLGTGSGLLAIEP; translated from the coding sequence ATGGGCGATCCGGCGACGCTGCTGCGCGTGTTAGTCCAGCAACGGCATTGGCGTTACAGGGACTTCGTCACGGCGTTCGAGCGCGCGGCCTCGCAGGCCGGCGTGCAGGGCCTGTCGGTGTCGGAGGCACAGTTCCGGCGGTGGACGTCGGGCCGGATCAAAACCATGCCGGGGCCAGACACGTGCCGGGTGCTGGAGCAGCTCTTCGACGTGGAGGCCGCGGCACTGTTCGGGCCACCGCCCGCGCTGCCGACCTCGGCATCGGCCACTCCCACTCCGTACAACCTCGAAAGTGAAATCGCCATGACCGCACGTGACGCCGCTGATGAGGCGGGCGCTGCCGCCGCGCAGTCCATATCCGACACGACCATCGACCAGCTCCGTGACGACGCCCTGTCCCTCGCCCGCTCATACGGCGCCGTGAGCGCCTTCGACGTGTTCCGGCGGGCGAAGGTCCTGCGCTCGGAGGCGGAGCACCAACGGGGACTCACCAAGGTGCCCGTGCAGCAGCAGGACCTGCTGATCGTGGCGGGGCAGGCGTGCGCGCTGCTGTCGACCGCCGCCTTCGACCTCGGCGCCCTGGACGACTCGGCACGCCTCGCCCGGTCGGCGGTCCTGTACGGGGAGATGGCTCGGTTCGATCCGCTACGGGCCTACGCCACCGGGTCCTTGGCAATCTGCGCGTATTTCACGGGCCGCCCTTCGGAGGCCGTACGGCATGCGCGGACTGCGCTGGCCTACGCCGGTCTAGGCGACACGGCCAGGCGGCGGCTGTTGTCCATCGAGGCCCGCGCTCACGGGCACCTCGGGGACCGGGAGCGGGCCACCCGGGCGCTGGTCGCGTCCACGCGACAGGACAGAGGCGAGCGGGATGCCCTGCACGACGACGTCGGCGGTGAGTTCGCCTTCAACGAGGAGCGGCTGCTGATGTCCAACGGCACAACCGCCCTGCTCGCCGGCGACGGAGCGGGGGCGGAGGTGACGGCGCAGCGGGCGCTGGATCTGGTCGCGTCCCGGCCGCCGGCTCGGCAGTCGGCATCGGTACGGGGCAAGGCTGCGGCCGACCTCGCTGCGGCGCAGGTGCTTCGGGGCGACCTGGACGCGGCGGCGGTGACACTGGAAACCGTGTGGGTGATCCCGGCGGAACAGCGCGTGGCGGGACTGTTGGAGCGCACCGGCGGTTTGCGGCGGGCTCTGACGGCCCCTGCGTTCAGGGGGACGCGGGTGGCCGTCACGCTCGGCGAACAGATCGAGGAATTCGGGCGCCTCTCGGCGCCGAGGCAGCTGGGTACTGGAAGCGGGCTCCTTGCCATCGAGCCCTGA
- a CDS encoding NAD-dependent epimerase/dehydratase family protein: protein MGGTWFLGRAIVDDALRRGWEVTTFNRGRSGAVEGADTVRGDRTNPDDLKRLASQGPWDAVVDTSSSEFPPRDVLLAADVLRPAAARWVHVSTVSVYQGWPHQPLTEDSPLLVCPPDADDTFGRTGADGSPTKYGFQKAGGEAAVRSVFGDEVVFLRPGVILGPGEYVGRLPWWLTRAQRGGPIVVPAPAAQMVQPVDVRDVAAFAVDQASGTDGPGQAFNIAHPEGISWADFIAECLAVTRSTGSPVWADAAALTAHGVKQWTELPLWRTHSGVWSVDASRAVAAGLRCRPLADTITDTWAWMQADGRPVEHPRWTEHGVDPGKEAQILAALGHS, encoded by the coding sequence ATGGGTGGCACCTGGTTCCTTGGTCGGGCGATCGTTGACGATGCACTTCGACGCGGGTGGGAGGTAACGACGTTCAACAGGGGCCGCTCCGGTGCGGTCGAGGGCGCCGACACGGTCCGGGGTGACCGGACCAACCCCGACGACCTGAAGCGGCTAGCCTCACAGGGACCGTGGGATGCCGTGGTCGACACATCCAGCAGCGAGTTCCCCCCCCGTGACGTGCTTCTCGCCGCCGACGTCCTGCGCCCGGCCGCCGCCCGGTGGGTGCACGTCTCGACGGTGTCCGTCTATCAGGGGTGGCCCCACCAACCGCTCACCGAGGATTCCCCGCTGCTGGTGTGCCCGCCAGACGCCGACGACACGTTCGGGCGCACCGGCGCCGACGGCAGCCCGACGAAGTACGGGTTCCAGAAGGCGGGCGGAGAGGCCGCCGTGCGATCCGTGTTCGGGGACGAAGTGGTGTTCCTGCGGCCCGGAGTGATCTTGGGGCCTGGCGAGTACGTCGGCCGCCTCCCCTGGTGGCTCACCCGTGCCCAGCGCGGCGGCCCGATCGTCGTCCCGGCGCCGGCCGCCCAGATGGTCCAGCCCGTGGACGTACGGGACGTCGCCGCCTTCGCCGTCGATCAGGCCTCCGGCACCGATGGCCCCGGCCAGGCGTTCAACATCGCCCACCCCGAGGGCATCAGCTGGGCCGACTTCATCGCCGAGTGCCTGGCCGTCACCCGTAGCACCGGCAGCCCAGTGTGGGCCGATGCGGCGGCACTCACCGCGCATGGTGTGAAGCAGTGGACGGAGCTTCCGCTGTGGCGCACCCACTCCGGGGTGTGGTCCGTTGACGCCTCCCGTGCCGTGGCTGCCGGGCTCCGCTGCCGTCCGCTTGCCGACACCATTACCGACACCTGGGCGTGGATGCAGGCAGACGGCCGACCGGTCGAACATCCGAGGTGGACCGAGCATGGCGTGGACCCGGGCAAGGAAGCCCAGATCCTCGCCGCCCTCGGCCACTCGTAG
- the serS gene encoding serine--tRNA ligase, with the protein MHDARALIEMGAEAVRRLARRGYSLDLPRLEDLQSRRNQSIRSADELRAEAKRVASEVQQTTKQGGDISKLKERARELKDQIRDIDAEQEQVQEELRDLLLTIPNLPDDAAPDGDSEEFAVEIRRVGTPPAFSFEPKDHVDLGESTGILDFARATKLSGPRFVVSRGAGATLERALATLFLDIHTRRHGYVEHAVPYLVSRKTMTGTGQLPKFEEDLFKTGVADRELFLIPTAEVPLTNLYADEIIPPADLPLALTAHTPCFRSEAGSYGRDTRGLIRQHQFAKVEIVQMVDPANADATLETMVGHAEACLKELGLAYRVVKLAAGDTGFSAQLTYDIEVWIPSQNTYREISSISNFSTFQARRANIRTRGEDGKPKLVATLNGSGLPIGRTLAALLEQSQQQDGSLVLPDTLFPYLGFRRITADGTPEA; encoded by the coding sequence ATGCATGACGCCCGCGCCCTGATTGAAATGGGTGCCGAAGCAGTTCGTCGGCTCGCTCGTCGCGGTTACTCCCTGGACCTGCCCCGGCTGGAAGACCTCCAGTCCCGGCGCAACCAGAGCATCCGCTCAGCCGACGAGCTGCGGGCGGAGGCCAAGCGGGTGGCGAGCGAGGTCCAGCAGACAACCAAGCAGGGCGGCGACATCTCCAAGCTGAAGGAGCGCGCCCGCGAGCTGAAGGACCAGATCCGGGACATCGACGCCGAGCAGGAGCAGGTACAGGAGGAGCTGCGCGATCTGCTCCTGACCATCCCGAACCTGCCGGACGACGCGGCCCCGGACGGCGACTCCGAGGAGTTCGCAGTCGAGATCCGGCGCGTCGGCACCCCGCCGGCCTTCTCCTTCGAGCCGAAAGACCACGTTGACCTCGGCGAGAGCACCGGCATCCTCGACTTCGCCCGTGCCACGAAGCTGTCGGGCCCCCGGTTCGTCGTCTCCCGCGGGGCGGGAGCAACCCTCGAGCGTGCCCTGGCGACACTGTTCCTCGACATCCACACCCGTCGGCACGGGTACGTCGAGCACGCGGTTCCGTACCTGGTCAGCCGCAAGACGATGACCGGCACCGGACAGCTGCCGAAGTTCGAGGAGGACCTGTTCAAGACCGGCGTAGCCGACCGTGAGCTGTTCCTCATCCCGACGGCCGAGGTACCGCTGACCAACCTCTACGCCGACGAGATCATCCCGCCGGCCGACCTGCCGCTGGCCCTGACCGCGCACACGCCGTGCTTCCGGTCCGAGGCAGGCTCGTACGGTCGCGACACCCGGGGCCTGATCCGCCAGCACCAGTTCGCCAAAGTCGAGATCGTCCAGATGGTCGACCCGGCGAACGCGGACGCCACACTGGAAACGATGGTCGGCCATGCCGAGGCGTGCCTGAAGGAGCTCGGCCTCGCGTACCGCGTCGTCAAGCTGGCCGCCGGTGACACAGGCTTCTCCGCCCAGCTCACCTACGACATCGAGGTCTGGATCCCGAGCCAGAACACATACCGCGAGATCTCCTCGATCTCGAACTTCAGCACCTTCCAGGCCCGCCGCGCGAACATCCGCACCCGCGGCGAGGACGGCAAGCCCAAGCTCGTCGCCACCCTCAACGGCTCCGGCCTCCCCATCGGCCGCACCCTGGCCGCGCTCCTCGAACAGAGCCAGCAGCAGGACGGTTCCCTCGTCCTTCCAGACACCCTCTTCCCGTACCTCGGCTTCCGCCGGATCACGGCGGACGGAACGCCAGAGGCATAG
- a CDS encoding restriction endonuclease, with protein sequence MAQRGSGRGYEYHRQQQALRRAQEQRARQVERERKAAEAESKRQERERKAAYLEQQAQQAHVRTVGVEHEVEQLGQLLRDALVGDPPMTFERRRRTRTPKVLDERPWSRPEPSPRWEEFAPPEPGGLAAVLGLGRKRYEAEVAEARVRFGEAQERHRRAEEKRLAKLERKRAEHRQSEEQALDEVATFNGELDEEREAYKAGEPAAVEAHLGAVLNASEYPVGFPHEHRIAFRPATGDVLVEIHLPPEGIVPAARGYRYVKNRDETTVLPRPEKERKEIYASVLAQVALRTVHEVLTSDLDRVVNGVILNGHVKTIDRATGQEVSPCLVTLSASREQFGKLRLSQVDPAHCLRGLNALVSPNPYDLEPIRPIIEFDLSKYRLMDSMDVVADLDSRPVLVKLTPTEFEHLIRQLFEAIGMEAWNTQASKDEGVDAVAVSKDPVFNGECIIQAKRYSKLVGVESVQALAGVVEHKRAAKGVLITTSWFGRASHDFARQHGRLQLIEGPELKYLIKEHLGKDVIPGPVPPKRRPSR encoded by the coding sequence GTGGCGCAGAGGGGCAGCGGCCGAGGTTACGAGTACCATCGGCAGCAGCAAGCTTTGCGGCGGGCCCAGGAGCAACGGGCACGTCAGGTTGAGCGGGAACGCAAGGCAGCTGAGGCGGAGAGTAAGCGGCAGGAACGTGAGCGAAAGGCCGCCTATCTGGAGCAGCAGGCCCAACAGGCGCACGTGCGCACGGTCGGGGTCGAGCACGAGGTCGAGCAGCTGGGACAGTTGCTCCGTGACGCGCTGGTTGGTGATCCGCCAATGACCTTTGAGCGCCGGCGGAGGACCCGCACGCCGAAAGTGTTGGATGAGCGTCCTTGGTCTCGTCCGGAACCTTCCCCGCGTTGGGAGGAGTTCGCACCGCCGGAGCCCGGTGGTCTGGCTGCTGTCCTGGGTCTTGGCAGGAAGCGCTATGAAGCTGAGGTTGCCGAGGCGCGTGTGCGTTTCGGCGAAGCACAAGAGCGCCACAGGCGAGCCGAGGAGAAGCGGCTGGCAAAGCTGGAGCGGAAGAGGGCAGAGCACCGCCAGTCCGAAGAGCAAGCCCTTGACGAGGTGGCGACCTTCAACGGGGAGTTGGACGAGGAACGCGAGGCGTACAAGGCCGGGGAGCCCGCGGCGGTCGAAGCTCACCTTGGCGCAGTTCTGAACGCGTCGGAGTACCCAGTGGGCTTCCCGCACGAACATCGAATTGCCTTTCGTCCTGCTACCGGTGACGTACTTGTTGAGATCCACTTACCTCCTGAGGGGATCGTTCCTGCCGCGCGGGGCTATCGGTACGTGAAGAACCGAGACGAGACGACCGTGCTGCCTCGTCCGGAGAAAGAACGCAAGGAGATCTACGCTTCCGTCCTGGCACAAGTCGCTCTGAGGACAGTCCACGAGGTCCTGACGAGCGATCTGGACCGGGTTGTCAATGGCGTGATCCTGAACGGCCATGTGAAGACCATCGACCGAGCCACCGGTCAGGAGGTCTCACCTTGTCTGGTGACGCTCAGCGCCAGCAGGGAGCAGTTCGGGAAGCTGCGTCTCAGTCAGGTTGATCCAGCGCACTGCCTCAGGGGACTTAACGCGCTGGTGTCTCCCAACCCCTACGATCTCGAACCGATTCGTCCCATCATCGAGTTCGACCTGTCGAAGTACCGGCTGATGGACAGCATGGATGTCGTGGCTGACCTGGACAGCAGGCCCGTGCTGGTGAAGTTGACGCCTACCGAGTTCGAGCATCTGATTCGCCAGCTGTTTGAGGCGATCGGCATGGAGGCCTGGAACACTCAGGCGTCGAAGGACGAGGGCGTTGATGCGGTGGCTGTCAGCAAGGACCCCGTATTCAACGGTGAGTGCATCATCCAGGCGAAGCGCTACAGCAAACTCGTGGGCGTTGAGTCCGTACAGGCGCTCGCCGGAGTGGTTGAGCACAAGCGTGCTGCCAAGGGGGTCCTGATCACCACGTCGTGGTTCGGCAGGGCCAGCCACGACTTTGCCCGCCAGCATGGTCGGCTCCAGCTCATCGAAGGACCGGAACTCAAATACCTGATCAAGGAACACCTCGGCAAGGATGTGATTCCTGGTCCGGTTCCCCCGAAGAGGCGCCCCTCTCGCTGA